Proteins from a single region of Apium graveolens cultivar Ventura chromosome 7, ASM990537v1, whole genome shotgun sequence:
- the LOC141674341 gene encoding uncharacterized protein LOC141674341, producing MDRSWLKADRRTKELKKGVEDLLIFAFENVYNAEKISCSCVNCAHSKSWRAQIVKNHLFQNGIDQTYTHWMWHGENNFVESSNETDTSEFINQGTSRMGERDEDDDDDMSSDESSNENASSYFINHVKGEHQPLYPGCERYTKMKALVQLYNLKVKHCMSDSCFSDILLLLGSLLPEGNNIPSSLNEAKKTLYALGMGYEKIHACPNNCLLYRGDLDEEKTTYRVCKASRWKLNKKGDELEGVPAKVLWYFPVIPRLRNLFNTPHIAKDMMWHDTERQNDSKMRHPADSKTWKDIDQKWPNFASETRNLQLALSSDGFNPFHGNRTDYSSWPILLSIYNLPPWLCMKRRYIMLCLLISRSTEPGNDIDVSLQPLIEDLQELWRGKQMYDAYKKESFMLRGILLWTISGYPTLGNLSGNVIKGYNACTICIDEIKATRLVNYRKTVIMRHRRWLPRNHPYRRQKSAFDNSVEKRVASVPLTREEVFQRIQHLRAHVFGKKQRQPRWKKGEPRPVWKKVSIFFQLQYWEFLPVRHVLGVMHIEKNI from the coding sequence ATGGATAGGTCATGGTTAAAAGCGGATAGAAGAACGAAAGAGTTAAAAAAAGGAGTGGAAGATTTGTTAATATTTGCATTTGAGAATGTTTATAATGCAGAAAAAATCAGTTGTTCATGTGTAAACTGCGCACATAGTAAATCATGGAGAGCGCAGATAGTTAAAAACCATCTTTTTCAAAATGGTATTGATCAAACTTATACACATTGGATGTGGCACGGGGAGAATAATTTTGTAGAAAGTTCTAATGAAACCGACACTTCGGAATTTATTAATCAAGGCACCTCAAGAATGGGTGAACGTGACGAGGACGACGACGATGATATGTCTTCTGATGAAAGTTCTAACGAAAACGCCAGTTCTTATTTCATCAACCATGTTAAAGGTGAACATCAACCTCTTTATCCTGGATGTGAGAGGTACACTAAGATGAAAGCTCTGGTCCAGTTATACAACTTGAAAGTGAAGCATTGTATGTCTGATTCATGCTTCAGTGATATTCTATTATTACTTGGCTCTTTACTTCCGGAAGGCAACAACATCCCTTCTTCCTTGAATGAAGCAAAGAAAACTTTATATGCATTAGGAATGGGGTATGAAAAGATACACGCATGTCCGAATAATTGTCTCTTATACCGTGGGGATTTAGATGAGGAAAAGACTACTTATCGCGTATGTAAGGCCTCTAGATGGAAATTGAACAAAAAAGGAGATGAACTTGAAGGGGTCCCTGCTAAAGTTCTATGGTATTTCCCGGTGATACCAAGATTACGAAATTTATTCAATACACCTCACATTGCAAAGGACATGATGTGGCATGACACCGAGCGACAAAATGATAGTAAAATGAGGCATCCAGCTGATTCAAAAACATGGAAGGATATAGACCAAAAATGGCCTAATTTTGCATCAGAGACTAGGAACCTTCAATTAGCTTTATCTTCCGATGGTTTCAATCCTTTTCATGGAAACCGTACTGATTACTCAAGCTGGCCTATTTTGCTATCAATTTATAACCTTCCTCCATGGCTTTGTATGAAGAGAAGGTATATTATGCTCTGCTTGTTAATATCTAGATCGACTGAGCCTGGAAATGATATCGACGTGTCCCTTCAACCACTAATAGAAGATCTGCAAGAGTTGTGGCGTGGGAAACAAATGTACGACGCTTATAAGAAAGAGTCTTTCATGCTTAGGGGCATTTTATTATGGACAATAAGTGGTTATCCTACCTTAGGGAACTTGTCAGGAAATGTTATTAAAGGGTATAATGCGTGTACTATTTGTATTGATGAAATAAAAGCTACTAGGTTGGTTAATTACCGTAAGACGGTGATTATGAGGCATCGAAGATGGTTGCCCCGTAATCATCCTTATAGAAGGCAGAAATCAGCTTTTGATAACAGTGTGGAGAAGAGGGTCGCCTCAGTTCCATTAACTAGAGAAGAGGTTTTTCAAAGAATACAACATTTAAGGGCCCATGTATTTGGAAAGAAACAACGGCAACCACGATGGAAGAAAGGTGAACCTCGACCTGTTTGGAAAAAGGTTTCAATATTCTTCCAACTTCAGTATTGGGAATTTTTGCCAGTTAGGCATGTTCTCGGTGTGATGCACATTGAGAAAAATATATGA